One genomic segment of Lysobacter sp. 5GHs7-4 includes these proteins:
- a CDS encoding MBL fold metallo-hydrolase has protein sequence MPFANPFERRLAAVALALGLTAFGPPAPAQAAQPEYRTTEVAPGLYSFGAGMAFNAFMVTDDGVVVMDSFDRDFAEASLQAIRRITDQPIRYLIYSHNHYDHIGGGAVFKAQGATVLSHATTARWLRLHPSPDVVMPDRTWSGARSELKLGRSRLKLRYFGANHGQGMTVFEFPQEKTIYTVDLVVPKRVAFTYMPDFSPRQWERTLAEMDALDFERVMYAHNAPMGPRASVAEQLKFLQDLRAAIEAELNKGTPFMRIPDTVKLPQYETWDGYEEWLPMNAWRVLLEIAMGV, from the coding sequence ATGCCGTTCGCAAACCCGTTCGAGCGACGGCTGGCCGCCGTCGCGCTGGCCCTAGGCCTGACCGCGTTCGGCCCGCCCGCCCCGGCGCAAGCCGCCCAACCCGAGTACCGGACCACCGAGGTCGCGCCGGGTTTGTACAGCTTCGGCGCCGGCATGGCCTTCAACGCCTTCATGGTCACCGACGACGGTGTGGTGGTCATGGACAGCTTCGATCGGGATTTCGCCGAGGCCTCGTTGCAGGCCATCCGCAGGATCACCGACCAACCGATTCGCTACCTGATCTATTCGCACAATCACTACGACCACATCGGCGGCGGCGCGGTGTTCAAGGCGCAGGGCGCCACGGTGCTCAGCCACGCCACCACCGCCCGGTGGCTGAGGCTGCACCCCAGCCCGGACGTGGTCATGCCCGACCGGACCTGGTCCGGAGCCCGCTCGGAGCTTAAGCTCGGCCGCAGCCGACTCAAGCTGCGGTACTTCGGCGCCAACCACGGCCAAGGCATGACCGTGTTCGAGTTCCCGCAGGAGAAGACGATCTACACCGTCGATCTGGTGGTGCCCAAGCGGGTGGCCTTCACCTATATGCCCGACTTCTCGCCCAGGCAATGGGAGCGCACGCTGGCTGAAATGGACGCGCTGGATTTCGAGCGGGTGATGTACGCCCACAACGCGCCGATGGGGCCCAGGGCCAGCGTCGCGGAGCAGTTGAAGTTCCTGCAAGACCTGCGCGCCGCGATCGAGGCGGAATTGAACAAGGGTACGCCCTTCATGCGGATCCCCGACACGGTGAAGCTGCCGCAATACGAAACCTGGGACGGCTACGAGGAATGGCTGCCCATGAATGCCTGGCGCGTGCTGCTGGAGATCGCCATGGGCGTCTGA
- a CDS encoding nuclear transport factor 2 family protein — MKSVAPVLALLLAAHASPAPASDLPADLAQAVRDYDRAQFDNDVATLARLVDDDYVLVNSNATVEDKRQFLADFHLPGFKIEPYVVEQPVRKVWSDGAVIGGLVDLHWTQDGTRQNRRLRVAYVWAKRDGRWRATYAQVTRLP, encoded by the coding sequence ATGAAATCCGTTGCGCCCGTCCTCGCGCTGTTGCTCGCCGCCCACGCCTCGCCGGCGCCTGCCTCCGACCTGCCGGCGGATCTCGCCCAGGCCGTGCGGGACTACGACCGCGCCCAGTTCGACAACGACGTCGCCACGCTGGCGCGGCTGGTCGACGACGACTACGTACTGGTGAACTCCAACGCCACGGTCGAGGACAAGCGGCAGTTTTTGGCCGACTTCCATCTGCCGGGATTCAAGATCGAACCCTACGTAGTCGAACAACCCGTGCGGAAGGTCTGGAGCGACGGCGCCGTGATCGGCGGGCTGGTCGACCTGCACTGGACCCAGGACGGCACGCGCCAGAACCGCCGCTTGCGCGTGGCCTACGTGTGGGCGAAGCGCGACGGCCGCTGGCGCGCCACTTACGCGCAGGTCACGCGCCTGCCCTGA
- a CDS encoding PLP-dependent aminotransferase family protein — MAQRPASDAVVPFVAVEADARPLYRQIYDGYRAAILEGRLRAGQRIPSTRALARELGISRLPVLTAFEQLLHEGYLEGRAGSGTFVAAPIHDLREATALAARVGPKQGAAGPEFARAPASHARKAPEPKAELGAFRVSQPALDHFPNKLWARLVTRHARAMSIESMSYGDPAGHLPLRHAVADYLRTARAVACDASQVLIVSGSQMALHLCARVLLKPGDRFYFENPGYPGARAALSATGARLQPLPVDGEGLQLPPRRSARRPARAVYVTPSHQYPLGVSMNVSRRLEWLAWAREHQAWIVEDDYDSDYRFSSRPLGALQGMNGAEQVIYTGTFSKVLFPSLRIGYLVAPPALVEQFVAQRLILDLFPQRLDQLVLTDFLCEGHFSRHLRRMRAIYQGRRDALVREIDQHLRGLLTIVNADAGMHLTARLPAGFDDAEVVRLARARGISAIALSSCYATDAADPGLILGFGGVSEAEIVRGVQTLSELLADIARRRRVPRT; from the coding sequence TTGGCCCAGCGCCCGGCCAGCGACGCGGTCGTCCCCTTCGTTGCCGTCGAGGCCGACGCGCGTCCGCTGTATCGCCAGATCTACGACGGCTACCGCGCGGCGATACTGGAAGGGCGGCTGCGCGCGGGGCAGCGAATTCCCTCGACGCGCGCGCTCGCGCGCGAACTGGGCATCTCGCGACTGCCGGTGCTGACCGCGTTCGAGCAACTGCTGCACGAGGGCTATCTGGAAGGGCGCGCGGGATCGGGGACGTTCGTGGCCGCGCCGATACACGACCTGCGCGAGGCGACGGCACTGGCCGCTCGCGTCGGGCCGAAGCAGGGTGCGGCCGGGCCCGAGTTCGCCCGCGCACCGGCATCCCACGCACGCAAGGCGCCGGAGCCGAAAGCGGAGCTGGGTGCGTTTCGGGTCAGCCAGCCGGCTTTGGATCATTTTCCGAACAAGCTATGGGCCCGGCTGGTCACCCGGCACGCGCGCGCGATGTCGATCGAGTCGATGAGCTACGGCGATCCCGCGGGCCACCTGCCGCTGCGCCATGCCGTGGCCGACTACCTGCGCACGGCGCGCGCCGTGGCCTGCGATGCCAGTCAGGTGCTGATCGTGTCCGGCTCGCAGATGGCGCTGCATTTGTGCGCACGCGTGCTGCTCAAGCCCGGCGACCGGTTCTACTTCGAAAATCCCGGCTACCCCGGGGCGAGGGCGGCCCTGAGCGCGACCGGCGCGAGGCTGCAACCCTTGCCGGTGGACGGAGAGGGGCTGCAGTTGCCGCCGAGGCGTTCCGCGCGACGGCCGGCGCGCGCCGTCTACGTCACGCCGTCGCACCAGTATCCGCTGGGCGTTTCGATGAACGTGTCGCGCCGCCTGGAGTGGCTGGCCTGGGCGCGAGAGCACCAGGCCTGGATCGTCGAGGACGATTACGACAGCGACTATCGTTTTTCCAGTCGCCCCTTGGGCGCATTGCAGGGAATGAATGGCGCCGAACAGGTCATCTACACGGGCACCTTCAGCAAGGTGCTGTTCCCGTCGCTGCGCATCGGCTACCTGGTGGCGCCGCCCGCGCTGGTGGAGCAGTTCGTGGCGCAGCGGCTGATCCTGGACCTGTTCCCGCAGCGGCTGGATCAACTGGTGCTGACCGACTTCCTGTGCGAAGGGCATTTTTCCCGGCATCTGCGTCGCATGCGCGCGATCTACCAGGGCCGCCGCGATGCGCTGGTCCGCGAAATCGACCAACACCTGCGCGGCCTGCTGACCATCGTCAACGCCGATGCGGGCATGCACCTCACCGCGCGCTTGCCGGCGGGATTCGACGACGCGGAGGTGGTGCGCCTTGCGCGTGCGCGCGGCATCAGCGCGATCGCGCTGTCCAGCTGCTACGCGACCGATGCCGCCGACCCGGGTTTGATCCTGGGGTTCGGCGGCGTTTCGGAGGCGGAGATCGTTCGCGGGGTGCAGACGCTGTCCGAGCTGCTGGCCGATATCGCACGTCGGCGGCGCGTCCCGAGGACATAG
- a CDS encoding alpha/beta hydrolase — protein MPTDPRSDAASLSAPADTMPNATTFVLVHGAWAGAWAWARVADGLRARGHRVHVPALSGLGERSHLSAQAIDLNTHIDDVVNEILWNDLDGIVLVGHSYSGFVVTGVAERIAPRIASIVYLEAFIPEDGQSFHDLATWLDPSLPTQPVPPSSPGDYLRETDRAWVDSKATPHPTGSFTQKLRVSGAYQGIAKKAFVMATGWDGPFADALETARTTPGWSAYVIDCGHDVPVERPDELVTILEDCA, from the coding sequence ATGCCCACCGATCCGCGCAGCGACGCCGCCTCCCTTTCCGCCCCCGCCGACACGATGCCGAACGCCACCACCTTCGTACTGGTGCACGGCGCCTGGGCCGGCGCCTGGGCCTGGGCGCGGGTGGCCGACGGCCTGCGCGCGCGCGGGCATCGCGTGCACGTGCCGGCGCTGAGCGGCCTGGGCGAGCGCTCGCATCTGTCCGCGCAGGCGATCGATCTGAATACCCATATCGACGACGTGGTCAACGAAATCCTTTGGAACGATCTCGACGGCATCGTGCTGGTCGGCCATTCGTATTCGGGCTTCGTGGTCACCGGCGTGGCCGAGCGCATCGCGCCACGCATCGCCTCCATCGTCTATCTGGAGGCCTTCATCCCCGAGGACGGGCAGTCTTTCCACGATCTCGCGACCTGGCTGGACCCCTCGCTACCGACGCAGCCGGTGCCGCCGTCGTCGCCCGGCGACTACCTGCGCGAGACCGACCGCGCCTGGGTGGACAGCAAGGCCACGCCTCATCCCACCGGCAGCTTCACGCAGAAGCTGCGCGTGAGCGGCGCCTACCAAGGCATCGCCAAGAAAGCCTTCGTGATGGCCACCGGCTGGGACGGTCCGTTCGCCGACGCGCTGGAAACCGCGCGCACCACGCCGGGCTGGAGCGCCTACGTGATCGACTGCGGACACGACGTGCCGGTGGAGCGACCGGACGAACTGGTGACGATCCTGGAAGATTGCGCCTGA
- a CDS encoding LysR family transcriptional regulator: MTGVRDIDIALLRAFVAVVNTGSMTAAARAVSLTQGAVSQQIKRLEGLLDAILFDRGGDSLKPTAAGQRLLAHAHRLIALNDEVLRAMRGDDAPQEIRLGVAHDVAELLAPNVFQEFRRRHPQVQLSLLSDSNGSMRELLRGGRVDLALLAEREPGQGEELLLSDDLVWVGAPGGAAPLSRPLPVAVCHEERCGVRAATIEALGRAGIPWRPIGHLGHLESVAGTVAADMAVSTFLADSVPEGLETLRDHGLPALPHYYVNLRRLPGADGDALRALERCIRDGFARADA, encoded by the coding sequence ATGACCGGCGTCCGGGATATCGACATCGCACTGCTGCGTGCCTTCGTGGCGGTGGTGAACACCGGCAGCATGACCGCGGCGGCGCGGGCGGTCAGCCTCACGCAGGGCGCGGTGAGCCAGCAGATCAAGCGCCTGGAGGGTCTGCTGGATGCGATCCTGTTCGATCGCGGCGGCGACAGTCTGAAGCCGACAGCGGCCGGTCAACGCCTGCTCGCGCACGCGCATCGCCTGATCGCGCTCAACGACGAGGTGCTGCGCGCGATGCGCGGCGACGACGCGCCGCAGGAGATCCGCCTGGGCGTGGCGCACGACGTCGCCGAGCTGCTGGCGCCCAACGTGTTCCAGGAGTTCCGGCGCCGTCATCCGCAGGTGCAGTTGAGCTTGCTCAGCGACAGCAACGGCAGCATGCGCGAGCTGCTGCGCGGCGGACGGGTGGACCTGGCGCTGCTGGCCGAACGCGAGCCCGGGCAGGGCGAGGAGCTGCTGCTCAGCGACGATCTGGTCTGGGTCGGCGCGCCCGGTGGCGCGGCGCCGCTGAGCCGGCCGCTGCCGGTCGCGGTCTGTCACGAGGAGCGTTGCGGCGTGCGCGCGGCGACCATCGAGGCCTTGGGACGCGCGGGCATTCCGTGGCGGCCGATCGGCCACCTCGGCCATCTCGAATCGGTGGCCGGCACGGTGGCGGCCGACATGGCGGTGTCGACCTTCCTGGCCGACAGCGTGCCCGAGGGTTTGGAGACGCTACGCGATCACGGTCTGCCGGCCCTGCCGCACTACTACGTCAACCTGCGCCGCCTGCCTGGCGCCGACGGCGATGCGCTGCGCGCGTTGGAACGCTGCATCCGCGACGGCTTCGCGCGCGCCGACGCCTGA
- the pip gene encoding prolyl aminopeptidase → MRELYPEIEPYRTQRLQVDGLHELHVEECGNPDGLPVIFLHGGPGAGVSPYHRRFFDPARYRIVLFDQRGAGKSTPHAELRDNTTWHLVADIERIREHFGIERWVVFGGSWGSTLALAYAQAHPERTLGLVLRGIFLGRPGELRWFNELDGGARWIFPERWTRYLEHIPEAERDNMTEAYWRRLDSDDAAVRLAAAQAWGYWEGGSTTLIHDPDEAGNFEEPHLAISVARAEAHYFRHDVFLEPDQLLRDVGRIRHIPATIVQGRYDIICPVKSAYDLAQAWPEADFRVVLAGHSAADPAIVDVLVSSTDALADRFA, encoded by the coding sequence ATGCGCGAGCTTTACCCCGAGATCGAGCCCTACCGCACGCAACGCCTGCAGGTCGACGGCCTGCATGAGCTGCACGTCGAAGAATGCGGCAACCCCGACGGCCTGCCGGTGATCTTCCTGCACGGCGGTCCCGGCGCCGGCGTGTCGCCGTATCACCGCCGCTTCTTCGATCCGGCGCGCTACCGCATCGTGCTGTTCGACCAGCGCGGCGCCGGCAAGTCCACGCCGCATGCCGAGCTGCGCGACAACACCACCTGGCATCTGGTCGCCGATATCGAACGCATCCGCGAGCATTTCGGCATCGAACGCTGGGTGGTGTTCGGCGGCTCCTGGGGCTCGACCCTGGCTCTGGCCTACGCGCAGGCGCATCCCGAGCGCACGCTGGGGCTGGTGCTGCGCGGCATCTTCCTGGGCCGGCCCGGCGAACTGCGCTGGTTCAACGAACTCGACGGCGGCGCGCGCTGGATCTTCCCGGAACGCTGGACGCGCTACCTGGAACACATTCCCGAAGCCGAGCGCGACAACATGACCGAGGCCTACTGGCGCCGGCTCGACAGCGACGACGCGGCGGTGCGCCTGGCTGCGGCGCAGGCCTGGGGGTATTGGGAGGGCGGCAGCACCACCCTGATCCACGACCCCGACGAGGCCGGCAACTTCGAGGAACCGCATCTGGCCATCAGCGTCGCCCGCGCCGAAGCGCACTACTTCCGCCACGACGTGTTCCTGGAGCCCGACCAGCTGCTGCGCGACGTCGGCCGCATCCGCCACATCCCCGCGACCATCGTGCAAGGGCGCTACGACATCATCTGCCCGGTGAAAAGCGCCTACGACCTCGCCCAGGCCTGGCCCGAAGCCGACTTCCGGGTGGTGCTGGCGGGTCACAGCGCGGCCGATCCGGCCATCGTCGACGTACTGGTGTCCTCGACCGACGCACTGGCCGACCGCTTCGCGTGA
- the recQ gene encoding DNA helicase RecQ, translated as MSDHALDLLRRTFGHSDFRGEQAQIVNHVSEGGDALVLMPTGGGKSLCYQLPSLLRDGCGIVVSPLIALMQDQVEALRQLGVQAAYLNSTLDAAAAAEVERQLLAGELDLLYIAPERLLTGRCLALLDRAPIALFAIDEAHCVSQWGHDFRPEYRELTILHERWPDIPRIALTATADAPTQREIAERLNLEDARRFVSSFDRPNLRYRVVHKDNGTRQLLDFLAAHRGDSGIVYAFSRRRVDAVAEQLVQAGIHALPYHAGMDAASRASNQRRFLQEDGVVMVATIAFGMGIDKPDVRFVAHVDLPKSIEGYYQETGRAGRDGEPAEAWLCYGLGDVVNLRQLIQQGEAGEERKRLELRKLDALLGYCESTQCRRQALLGWFGEPHPGACGNCDNCIDPPQSWDGTEAARKALSCVYRTGQRFGAGHVIDVLRGVETEKALKFGHDRLSTWGIGADLDVRQWSSVFRQLVAGGLLEADIERHGALRLTADSGPVLRGERDLRFRTEQPKAARSRKPRGGAAAAPMIDLDPASLARFNALREWRSTTAREQNVPAYVIFHDATLRAIAEAAPDDLDDLSGIPGIGASKLDRYGEAVLQHLLDHA; from the coding sequence ATGTCAGACCACGCCCTAGACCTGCTGCGCCGTACCTTCGGCCATTCCGACTTCCGCGGCGAACAGGCGCAGATCGTCAACCACGTCAGCGAGGGCGGCGACGCCCTGGTGCTGATGCCCACCGGCGGCGGCAAGTCGCTGTGCTACCAGTTGCCCTCGCTGCTGCGCGACGGCTGCGGCATCGTGGTCTCGCCGTTGATCGCGTTGATGCAGGACCAGGTCGAGGCCCTGCGCCAGCTCGGCGTGCAGGCGGCCTACCTCAACTCCACCCTGGACGCGGCCGCCGCGGCCGAGGTCGAGCGCCAGTTGCTGGCCGGCGAACTCGACCTGCTCTACATCGCGCCCGAGCGCCTGCTGACCGGGCGCTGCCTGGCCCTGCTCGACCGCGCCCCGATCGCCCTGTTCGCGATCGACGAGGCGCACTGCGTCTCGCAGTGGGGTCACGATTTCCGCCCCGAGTACCGCGAACTCACCATCCTGCACGAGCGCTGGCCCGACATCCCGCGCATCGCCCTGACCGCGACCGCCGACGCCCCGACCCAGCGCGAGATCGCCGAACGCCTCAACCTGGAGGACGCGCGCCGCTTCGTCAGCTCCTTCGACCGCCCCAACCTGCGCTATCGCGTGGTCCACAAGGACAACGGCACGCGTCAGCTGCTGGATTTCCTGGCCGCCCACCGCGGCGACAGCGGCATCGTCTACGCCTTCTCTCGCCGGCGCGTGGACGCGGTGGCCGAGCAGCTGGTGCAGGCCGGCATCCACGCGCTGCCTTATCACGCCGGCATGGACGCGGCCTCGCGCGCGTCCAACCAGCGCCGCTTCCTGCAGGAGGACGGCGTGGTCATGGTCGCCACCATCGCCTTCGGCATGGGCATCGACAAACCCGACGTGCGCTTCGTCGCCCACGTCGACCTGCCCAAGTCGATCGAGGGCTACTACCAGGAGACCGGCCGCGCCGGCCGCGACGGCGAGCCCGCCGAGGCCTGGCTCTGCTACGGCCTGGGCGACGTGGTCAACCTGCGCCAGCTGATCCAGCAGGGCGAGGCCGGCGAGGAGCGCAAGCGTCTGGAGCTGCGCAAGCTCGACGCGCTGCTGGGTTACTGCGAGTCCACCCAATGCCGGCGCCAGGCGCTGCTGGGCTGGTTCGGCGAACCGCACCCGGGCGCCTGCGGCAACTGCGACAACTGCATCGACCCGCCGCAAAGCTGGGACGGCACCGAGGCCGCGCGCAAGGCGCTGTCCTGCGTCTACCGCACCGGCCAGCGCTTCGGCGCGGGCCATGTGATCGACGTGCTGCGCGGCGTGGAGACCGAAAAGGCGCTCAAGTTCGGCCACGACCGCCTCAGCACCTGGGGCATCGGCGCCGATCTGGACGTTCGTCAGTGGAGCAGCGTGTTCCGCCAACTCGTCGCCGGTGGCCTGCTCGAAGCCGACATCGAACGCCACGGCGCGCTGCGCCTCACCGCCGACAGCGGCCCGGTGCTGCGCGGCGAACGCGACCTGCGCTTCCGCACCGAGCAGCCCAAGGCCGCGCGCAGCCGCAAGCCCCGCGGCGGCGCGGCCGCGGCGCCGATGATCGACCTCGATCCGGCCTCGCTGGCGCGCTTCAACGCCCTGCGCGAGTGGCGCTCGACCACCGCCCGCGAGCAGAACGTACCGGCCTACGTGATCTTCCACGACGCCACCCTGCGCGCGATCGCCGAAGCCGCACCGGATGATCTAGACGACCTTTCGGGCATCCCCGGTATCGGCGCCAGCAAGCTGGACCGCTACGGCGAAGCGGTGCTGCAGCATCTGCTGGATCACGCTTGA
- a CDS encoding Dps family protein yields the protein MAKSSKPDKTKAGKTKPAKPLTPAASPAPGSAAPSIDIGISPADRKKIAEGLSRFLADSYTLYLKTHNFHWNVTGPMFNALHVMFETQYTEQWTALDEIAERIRALGFNAPGSYAEFVRLSSIPEEPGLSDAADWREMVRQLVVGNEAVCRTARKVLDQADDVDDAPTEDLLTQRLQTHEKYAWMLRSLLQ from the coding sequence ATGGCCAAGTCGAGCAAGCCCGACAAGACCAAAGCCGGCAAGACCAAGCCCGCCAAGCCGCTGACGCCGGCCGCATCGCCCGCACCGGGCAGCGCCGCGCCGTCCATCGATATCGGGATCTCGCCGGCCGATCGCAAGAAGATCGCCGAGGGCCTGTCGCGCTTCCTGGCCGACAGCTACACCCTGTACCTGAAGACCCACAACTTCCATTGGAACGTCACGGGCCCGATGTTCAACGCCCTGCACGTGATGTTCGAAACCCAGTACACCGAACAGTGGACCGCGCTGGACGAGATCGCCGAGCGCATCCGCGCGCTGGGCTTCAACGCGCCGGGCTCCTACGCCGAATTCGTGCGCCTGAGCTCGATCCCGGAAGAACCGGGCCTCAGCGACGCCGCCGACTGGCGCGAAATGGTCCGCCAGCTGGTGGTCGGCAACGAGGCGGTATGCCGCACCGCGCGCAAGGTACTCGACCAGGCCGACGACGTCGACGACGCACCCACCGAGGACCTGCTGACCCAGCGTCTGCAGACCCACGAGAAGTACGCCTGGATGCTGCGTTCGCTGCTGCAGTAA